A part of Sebastes fasciatus isolate fSebFas1 chromosome 10, fSebFas1.pri, whole genome shotgun sequence genomic DNA contains:
- the klhl4 gene encoding kelch-like protein 4 isoform X2 yields the protein MNNNSSDEFFQATNHAEQTFRKMETYLQHKQLCDVLLIAGDHKIPAHRLVLSAVSDYFAAMFTSDVREAKQEEIKMEGVDPEALRSLVHFAYTGVLELKEETIESLLAAACLLQLSQVIQVCCNFLMKQLHPSNCLGIRSFADAQGCVDLLNVAHNYTMEHFLEVIQNQEFLLLPTAEIVKLLSSDDINVPDEETIFQALMMWVRHDVQHRQQDLGVLLAFIRLPLLPPQLLADLENNKMFSDDLECQKLLMEAMKYHLLPERRPMFQSPRTKPRKSTVGALYAVGGMDATKGSTTIEKYDLRTNTWVQVGVMNGRRLQFGVAVIDNKLYVVGGRDGLKTSNMVECYNPINKVWSTMPPMSTHRHGLGIAVLEGPMYAVGGHDGWSYLNTVERWDPQARQWNYVASMSTPRSTMGVTALNGKLFAVGGRDGSSCLRSMECFDPHTNKWSMCAPMAKRRGGVGVATYNNFLYAVGGHDAPASNHCSRLSDCVERYDPKTDTWTTVSSLSVPRDAVGVCLLGDRLYAVGGYDGQSYLNTVESYDAQNNEWTEEVPLNIGRAGACVVVVKLP from the exons ATGAACAACAACTCCTCCGATGAGTTTTTCCAGGCCACAAATCATGCGGAACAGACTTTCCGTAAGATGGAGACCTACCTCCAGCACAAGCAGCTGTGTGACGTCCTATTGATAGCAGGGGATCATAAGATACCTGCTCACAG ACTGGTCCTAAGTGCCGTGTCGGACTACTTTGCTGCTATGTTCACCAGCGACGTGAGAGAGGCAAAGCAGGAGGAGATCAAGATGGAGGGAGTCGACCCGGAGGCCCTCAGATCCCTGGTTCATTTCGCCTACACCG GCGTCCTTGAGCTGAAAGAGGAGACCATTGAGAGTTTATTGGCGGCAGCTTGCCTCCTCCAGCTCTCACAAGTCATCCAGGTTTGCTGTAACTTCTTGATGAAACAGCTGCATCCCTCCAACTGCCTGGGAATACGCTCCTTTGCAGACGCCCAGGGCTGCGTGGACCTACTCAACGTGGCTCACAACTATACCATG GAACACTTCCTGGAGGTCATTCAGAACCAGGAGTTCCTGCTGCTCCCCACGGCTGAGATTGTCAAGCTGCTCTCCAGCGATGACATCAACGTCCCCGACGAGGAGACCATCTTCCAGGCTTTGATGATGTGGGTGCGACACGACGTCCAGCATCGACAACAGGACCTCGGGGTGCTTCTTGCCTTCATCCGCctgcctcttcttcctccacag CTCCTTGCAGATCTGGAAAACAACAAGATGTTCTCTGATGATCTGGAATGCCAAAAGCTGCTGATGGAGGCCATGAAGTACCATCTCCTGCCTGAGAGACGTCCCATGTTTCAGAGCCCAAGAACCAAACCTAGAAAGTCCACTGTGGGCGCACTTTATGCTGTAGGCGGGATGGATGCTACCAAAG GCTCCACCACCATAGAGAAGTACGACCTGCGGACTAACACTTGGGTCCAGGTTGGAGTCATGAACGGACGCCGGCTGCAGTTTGGTGTCGCAGTGATAGACAACAAGCTGTATGTGGTCGGAGGGAGAGATGGACTCAAGACGTCCAACATGGTGGAGTGCTACAATCCGATCAATAAAGTGTGGTCCACCATGCCCCCCATGTCaacacacagacatggactTG GTATTGCTGTGCTGGAGGGCCCCATGTATGCTGTGGGAGGCCACGACGGCTGGAGCTACCTCAACACAGTGGAGCGCTGGGACCCGCAGGCCAGACAGTGGAACTACGTGGCCAGTATGTCGACACCACGGAGCACCATGGGAGTCACGGCACTCAATGGAAA ATTGTTTGCAGTAGGTGGTCGAGACGGCAGCTCGTGCCTGAGGTCGATGGAGTGCTTCGATCcgcataccaacaagtggagcATGTGTGCTCCCATGGCCAAGAGGCGAGGAGGAGTGGGCGTGGCGAcgtacaacaacttcctgtatGCTGTAGGCGGACACGACGCCCCCGCCTCCAACCACTGTTCTAGACTCTCCGATTGTGTTGAAAG GTATGACCCAAAGACGGACACGTGGACCACTGTGTCCTCCCTCAGTGTTCCCCGGGACGCCGTGGGTGTTTGTCTGCTGGGCGACAGGCTTTATGCTGTGGGTGGATACGATGGCCAGTCATATTTGAACACGGTCGAGTCCTACGACGCACAGAACAATGAGTGGACTGAG GAGGTCCCTCTCAACATTGGCAGGGCAGGCGCCTGCGTGGTGGTGGTGAAATTGCCTTGA